One segment of Thermincola ferriacetica DNA contains the following:
- a CDS encoding helix-turn-helix transcriptional regulator produces MPESKLTRSVRLTKMQDFIRLKTPGGGATLQEIAQECGVTPRQVFRDLMTLERELGVRLTRPGRGNKETGRYKIEDMFGLKIDSETAAVMFLSILRQKGSPLAIKINQIKDILIAALFKNRYAGQLEGIKKLQNRVHIVEEQLLDIKKAGEVLTRLLNALAENNVVSIRYFTPTKGAWSTRDVEPYGLCSKHNVWYLIGYCRKNRDTRTFRIDLIDYVFVRTEKFRFPEDFCLDSYFGESWGVYASDEAQDVLIKVSSEIAYRFRLLAYHPSQQIVKELEDGSIIVSYRTSGIYEFTGWLLQWAEFVEVLEPAELRRQMREKLEKMVERYV; encoded by the coding sequence ATGCCCGAAAGCAAATTGACCAGGTCTGTGCGACTGACCAAGATGCAGGACTTCATCCGTTTAAAAACACCCGGGGGAGGGGCTACTCTTCAGGAAATAGCCCAGGAGTGCGGGGTTACCCCGCGTCAGGTTTTCCGGGACCTGATGACATTGGAGCGGGAGCTGGGAGTCAGATTGACCAGACCGGGTAGAGGGAATAAAGAAACCGGCCGGTATAAAATAGAAGATATGTTCGGTCTAAAAATTGATTCGGAAACTGCTGCGGTAATGTTTTTAAGTATCCTGCGCCAAAAGGGGAGTCCGTTGGCGATAAAAATCAATCAGATTAAAGACATCTTAATCGCAGCCCTGTTCAAAAACCGGTACGCCGGCCAGTTGGAGGGTATCAAGAAGTTGCAGAACCGTGTGCATATCGTGGAGGAACAACTGCTGGACATAAAGAAGGCCGGAGAAGTATTGACGCGGTTATTAAATGCACTGGCCGAAAACAATGTTGTCAGTATTCGGTATTTTACCCCGACCAAGGGAGCATGGTCCACAAGAGATGTGGAACCTTATGGCCTGTGCAGTAAACACAATGTGTGGTACCTGATTGGTTATTGCAGGAAAAACAGGGACACCAGGACCTTTAGAATTGACCTGATTGATTATGTGTTTGTAAGAACAGAGAAATTTCGGTTTCCTGAAGATTTTTGTCTTGACAGCTATTTTGGGGAAAGTTGGGGCGTTTATGCAAGTGATGAGGCGCAGGATGTCTTAATTAAAGTATCGTCAGAGATTGCATACAGGTTTCGTCTTTTAGCGTATCACCCCAGCCAGCAAATTGTGAAGGAGCTGGAGGACGGGTCGATTATTGTTTCGTATAGGACTTCCGGTATATATGAGTTTACCGGCTGGCTGCTGCAGTGGGCGGAGTTTGTGGAGGTACTGGAGCCCGCGGAGTTGCGGAGGCAGATGAGAGAGAAGCTGGAAAAAATGGTGGAGAGGTATGTTTAG